A single Gambusia affinis linkage group LG20, SWU_Gaff_1.0, whole genome shotgun sequence DNA region contains:
- the l3mbtl2 gene encoding lethal(3)malignant brain tumor-like protein 2 isoform X1 has product MPYHCVAYGCGKTVEDGVTLFRFPKDPDEFRKWEKQVQRTRVKWVATSFSHLCSEHFGKEYFEDKMPSGTVKLRPGAAPTVFVRPHCSSCGGVGCKQCLPSIQRRASVAETTERKNNGEQKGKEDDDKNIRTEDCLPKVRVIRREKARSDGPLICEMCGTTGTFSTFFSKSKRFCSLSCSRSYSSNSKRSSILARLQGRPPSKKATVLNRMNKASATAGAEAHSVFDWGSYLTTEAALAAPVSSFAHAPLSSDWDDVVVGMKVEVLNTNAVLSNKVYWIATVLQVAGYKALLRYEGYEHDSSHDFWCSVVSGELNPIGWCSMTSKLLVPPRDAKNISDWKLYLMKKLVGSTTLPVDFYAKLAESMKSSFRVGTRVEVVDPKHVSRTRLAVVDAVIGGRLRLVYADRSDVPDNVVFDFWCHMWSPLVHPLGWSKTVGHTIKAYGNNMETSSNPKGNSENMFQGLFKKPRIVYMGEGFFEEGMKLEAIDPLNLGNICVATVHKVLLDGYLMVGIDGTELNNGADWFCYHASSHAILPINFCKRNDITLTVPRGSDPQTFTWDKYLQETKATAAPARLFNTDNPGHSFSPNMKLEAVDLMEPRLVCVATVKRCVGRLLLIHFDGWEDEFDQWVDHQSPDIYPVGWCELVGYQLQPPPGLAHLTENHSAQYKKPKPIVHGRKRRRYGRKRMIQEHASDASNELPESSQSSQPETPAIKTEAEEQEIVPVQVKVEEMETPIESPHKTQQASLRPVKQEKTEQQTESMPPGREEVGSPKSNFRETTVQSENKNTDQEGLKAGSRGNDSSQDEMWESNTDQDQAGETEDIDV; this is encoded by the exons ATGCCCTACCACTGCGTGGCCTACGGATGTGGCAAAACAGTCGAAGATGGGGTGACTTTGTTTAGGTTCCCAAAGGATCCAGATGAGTTCCGCAAGTGGGAGAAGCAGGTTCAGAGGACCCGCGTGAAGTGGGTGGCCACAAGCTTCTCTCACCTCTGCAGCGAGCACTTTGGCAAAGAGTACTTTGAGGACAAGATGCCTTCAGGGACAGTTAAGCTGAGGCCGGGAGCAGCTCCCACAGTGTTCGTCCGACCACACTGCTCCTCCTGCGGGGGAGTGGGCTGCAAACAGTGCCTGCCTTCCATCCAGCGCCGCGCCTCTGTAGCAGAAACAACGGAGCGCAAGAATAAT ggagaacaaaaaggaaaggaGGATGACGATAAGAACATTCGCACAGAAGACTGTTTGCCAAAAGTACGGGTGATCAGGAGGGAAAAAGCAAGAAGTGATGGACCAT TGATTTGTGAGATGTGTGGAACAACCGGCACTTTCAGCACCTTCTTTTCAAAATCAAAGCGTTTTTGCAGCTTATCCTGTTCACGCTCTTATTCATCCAACTCCAAGAGGTCGTCCATACTGGCACGTCTGCAG GGCCGACCACCCTCAAAAAAAGCCACAGTTCTGAACAGAATGAACAAAGCCTCCGCTACTGCAGGAGCAGAAG CACATTCAGTGTTTGACTGGGGCTCCTACCTGACGACTGAAGCAGCGCTGGCTGCTCCCGTCTCCAGCTTCGCACAC GCTCCACTCAGCTCTGACTGGGATGATGTGGTCGTCGGGATGAAGGTGGAGGTCCTTAACACCAATGCTGTCCTGTCCAATAAAGTCTACTGGATTGCTACTGTTCTTCAGGTCGCAG GCTACAAAGCTCTGCTTCGATACGAAGGCTACGAACACGACAGCAGCCATGACTTCTGGTGCAGCGTAGTGTCGGGGGAGCTGAACCCGATCGGGTGGTGCTCCATGACCAGCAAGCTGCTGGTGCCGCCGCGAG ATGCGAAGAATATCTCCGACTGGAAATTGTATTTGATGAAGAAGCTGGTGGGCTCCACCACTCTGCCCGTTGACTTCTACGCGAAG CTGGCGGAGAGCATGAAGTCCTCGTTCAGGGTCGGCACACGCGTGGAGGTGGTGGACCCCAAACACGTGAGCCGCACCCGCCTGGCCGTCGTTGACGCCGTCATCGGCGGCCGTCTCCGGCTGGTGTACGCGGACCGGAGCGACGTCCCCGACAACGTGGTCTTCGACTTCTGGTGCCACATGTGGAGTCCTCTTGTCCACCCGCTGGGCTGGTCCAAGACCGTGGGTCACACCATTAAAGCATATG GAAACAACATGGAAACTTCAAGCAACCCAAAGGGaaacagtgaaaatatgttCCAGGGCCTCTTTAAAAAG CCCAGGATCGTCTACATGGGGGAGGGATTCTTTGAGGAGGGAATGAAGCTGGAAGCCATTGATCCTCTAAATCTGGGAAACATCTGTGTCGCCACTGTTCACAAG GTGCTGCTGGATGGTTACCTCATGGTGGGCATCGACGGGACGGAGCTGAACAACGGCGCCGACTGGTTCTGCTACCACGCCTCCTCCCACGCCATACTGCCCATCAACTTCTGTAAAAGGAACGACATCACCCTCACCGTGCCCCGAG GTTCTGATCCTCAGACTTTCACCTGGGACAAATATCTGCAGGAGACTAAAGCAACGGCTGCACCAGCACGACTGTTTAACACT GACAACCCAGGTCACAGTTTCTCCCCCAACATGAAGCTGGAGGCCGTGGACCTGATGGAGCCGCGGCTGGTGTGCGTTGCCACGGTGAAGCGCTGCGTGGGCCGCCTTCTGCTGATCCACTTCGACGGCTGGGAGGATGAGTTCGACCAGTGGGTAGACCACCAGTCTCCGGACATCTACCCCGTCGGATGGTGCGAGCTGGTGGGCTACCAGCTGCAGCCGCCTCCAGGACTTG cacatttgaCTGAAAACCACTCGGCGCAGTACAAGAAGCCCAAACCCATCGTGCACGGCAGAAAGA GAAGACGGTACGGTAGGAAGCGGATGATCCAGGAACACGCGAGCGACGCCTCTAACGAGCTGCCAGAAAGTTCTCAGAGTAGTCAGCCGGAGACCCCAGCCATCAAAACTGAAGCGGAGGAACAAGAGA TCGTCCCTGTCCAGGTGAAAGTGGAGGAGATGGAGACTCCTATCGAGAGTCCTCACAAGACTCAGCAAGCCTCACTGAGACCCGTAAAGCAGGAGAAGACGGAGCAGCAGACGGAGTCGATGCCACCCGGCCGAGAGGAGGTTGGATCTCCGAAGAGTAACTTCAGAGAAACTACCGttcagagtgaaaacaaaaacacggaTCAAGAAGGCTTGAAGGCCGGGAGTCGAGGAAACGACAGCAGCCAGGATGAGATGTGGGAGAGCAACACTGACCAGGACCAGGCCGGAGAAACTGAGGACATAGACGTATGA
- the l3mbtl2 gene encoding lethal(3)malignant brain tumor-like protein 2 isoform X2 — protein MPKTCCVDSCLSRRSDFIYHRFPVGDPERLRQWLFTLGMDPNTPVHVVSKIFVCQKHFQPDDYLETDSCVRRRGPMLKITAVPTECVDDLLGVPFRRKVGRPPSKKATVLNRMNKASATAGAEAHSVFDWGSYLTTEAALAAPVSSFAHAPLSSDWDDVVVGMKVEVLNTNAVLSNKVYWIATVLQVAGYKALLRYEGYEHDSSHDFWCSVVSGELNPIGWCSMTSKLLVPPRDAKNISDWKLYLMKKLVGSTTLPVDFYAKLAESMKSSFRVGTRVEVVDPKHVSRTRLAVVDAVIGGRLRLVYADRSDVPDNVVFDFWCHMWSPLVHPLGWSKTVGHTIKAYGNNMETSSNPKGNSENMFQGLFKKPRIVYMGEGFFEEGMKLEAIDPLNLGNICVATVHKVLLDGYLMVGIDGTELNNGADWFCYHASSHAILPINFCKRNDITLTVPRGSDPQTFTWDKYLQETKATAAPARLFNTDNPGHSFSPNMKLEAVDLMEPRLVCVATVKRCVGRLLLIHFDGWEDEFDQWVDHQSPDIYPVGWCELVGYQLQPPPGLAHLTENHSAQYKKPKPIVHGRKRRRYGRKRMIQEHASDASNELPESSQSSQPETPAIKTEAEEQEIVPVQVKVEEMETPIESPHKTQQASLRPVKQEKTEQQTESMPPGREEVGSPKSNFRETTVQSENKNTDQEGLKAGSRGNDSSQDEMWESNTDQDQAGETEDIDV, from the exons ATGCCCAAAACCTGTTGCGTGGATTCCTGCTTGAGCAGGCGGTCTGACTTCATCTACCATCGGTTTCCTGTCGGCGACCCGGAGCGATTGAGACAATGGCTGTTTACGCTGGGCATGGACCCGAACACCCCGGTCCACGTCGTCAGCAAGATCTTTGTGTGCCAGAAACACTTCCAGCCGGACGATTACCTAGAAACGGACTCCTGTGTGAGACGCCGAGGCCCCATGCTCAAAATCACCGCGGTCCCGACCGAATGCGTCGACGACCTGTTAGGCGTTCCATTCAGGCGCAAGGTG GGCCGACCACCCTCAAAAAAAGCCACAGTTCTGAACAGAATGAACAAAGCCTCCGCTACTGCAGGAGCAGAAG CACATTCAGTGTTTGACTGGGGCTCCTACCTGACGACTGAAGCAGCGCTGGCTGCTCCCGTCTCCAGCTTCGCACAC GCTCCACTCAGCTCTGACTGGGATGATGTGGTCGTCGGGATGAAGGTGGAGGTCCTTAACACCAATGCTGTCCTGTCCAATAAAGTCTACTGGATTGCTACTGTTCTTCAGGTCGCAG GCTACAAAGCTCTGCTTCGATACGAAGGCTACGAACACGACAGCAGCCATGACTTCTGGTGCAGCGTAGTGTCGGGGGAGCTGAACCCGATCGGGTGGTGCTCCATGACCAGCAAGCTGCTGGTGCCGCCGCGAG ATGCGAAGAATATCTCCGACTGGAAATTGTATTTGATGAAGAAGCTGGTGGGCTCCACCACTCTGCCCGTTGACTTCTACGCGAAG CTGGCGGAGAGCATGAAGTCCTCGTTCAGGGTCGGCACACGCGTGGAGGTGGTGGACCCCAAACACGTGAGCCGCACCCGCCTGGCCGTCGTTGACGCCGTCATCGGCGGCCGTCTCCGGCTGGTGTACGCGGACCGGAGCGACGTCCCCGACAACGTGGTCTTCGACTTCTGGTGCCACATGTGGAGTCCTCTTGTCCACCCGCTGGGCTGGTCCAAGACCGTGGGTCACACCATTAAAGCATATG GAAACAACATGGAAACTTCAAGCAACCCAAAGGGaaacagtgaaaatatgttCCAGGGCCTCTTTAAAAAG CCCAGGATCGTCTACATGGGGGAGGGATTCTTTGAGGAGGGAATGAAGCTGGAAGCCATTGATCCTCTAAATCTGGGAAACATCTGTGTCGCCACTGTTCACAAG GTGCTGCTGGATGGTTACCTCATGGTGGGCATCGACGGGACGGAGCTGAACAACGGCGCCGACTGGTTCTGCTACCACGCCTCCTCCCACGCCATACTGCCCATCAACTTCTGTAAAAGGAACGACATCACCCTCACCGTGCCCCGAG GTTCTGATCCTCAGACTTTCACCTGGGACAAATATCTGCAGGAGACTAAAGCAACGGCTGCACCAGCACGACTGTTTAACACT GACAACCCAGGTCACAGTTTCTCCCCCAACATGAAGCTGGAGGCCGTGGACCTGATGGAGCCGCGGCTGGTGTGCGTTGCCACGGTGAAGCGCTGCGTGGGCCGCCTTCTGCTGATCCACTTCGACGGCTGGGAGGATGAGTTCGACCAGTGGGTAGACCACCAGTCTCCGGACATCTACCCCGTCGGATGGTGCGAGCTGGTGGGCTACCAGCTGCAGCCGCCTCCAGGACTTG cacatttgaCTGAAAACCACTCGGCGCAGTACAAGAAGCCCAAACCCATCGTGCACGGCAGAAAGA GAAGACGGTACGGTAGGAAGCGGATGATCCAGGAACACGCGAGCGACGCCTCTAACGAGCTGCCAGAAAGTTCTCAGAGTAGTCAGCCGGAGACCCCAGCCATCAAAACTGAAGCGGAGGAACAAGAGA TCGTCCCTGTCCAGGTGAAAGTGGAGGAGATGGAGACTCCTATCGAGAGTCCTCACAAGACTCAGCAAGCCTCACTGAGACCCGTAAAGCAGGAGAAGACGGAGCAGCAGACGGAGTCGATGCCACCCGGCCGAGAGGAGGTTGGATCTCCGAAGAGTAACTTCAGAGAAACTACCGttcagagtgaaaacaaaaacacggaTCAAGAAGGCTTGAAGGCCGGGAGTCGAGGAAACGACAGCAGCCAGGATGAGATGTGGGAGAGCAACACTGACCAGGACCAGGCCGGAGAAACTGAGGACATAGACGTATGA
- the chadlb gene encoding chondroadherin-like b has protein sequence MPLLELPNPFWALLLSLLLLRIPPSHTAKCPQQCICDQIQLRVACVNKNLTQVPPTVDEITVKLDLQGNDIQELPSGAFKHTPYLTHLSLPRCNIRRVKEGAFRGLGRLVFLNLANNNIDILYQESFDGLSSLKQLFIDHNRVEEIQPGAFSQLGFLNLLSITHNQLVYMPNLAFQGLQNIKWLRLSHNSLNYLDTEAFAGLFTLNRLSLDHNELRFFPTETMTRLSEVTRLDLSYNPMTYLGENAVSMAKLTHLFLDHMSLQDLVNTAVSKSPNLVHLDISHNQLRVLQPFSEGSPKLARLSLAGNPINCNCYLLPLREWAIYRKVKLLGTCRGPAHLSGESLEAVYPKELRCQSQEVMLKAEFEEATRITPPSTQEPENKIKCPANCVCEAETHHSSCENRGHTKVPQGFSPETHLLDMRGNNFHYIPSNSFPGVAQVVSLHLQRCKIVDVEDGAFSGMKGLTYLYLSENDLTSLSPEAFKGLPQLTYLHLEKNRFAVFPKGAFKLVPSLLALHLENNAITKLEAGILTGAVGLRALYLTGNNIGNISPRALDQASGLEKLHLGGNKLKEVPTEALSKTRNIKDLRLSGNLIRWVGPNAFKPLEGSLKELYLDKMGLEKMSENSLVGVGPGLRSLFLEGNKLEDVPDFHQLASLEVINLADNPLMCDCPLLPLRLWIEKVNLKVRATCANPPEVKGRKVKDVYVFKACLPHNATGTKNRPCRFPVSVLCRQDNGQKSRASANQKVG, from the exons ATGCCCCTTCTGGAGTTGCCGAACCCTTTCTGGGCTCTGTTGCTCAGCTTGTTGCTGCTTCGCATCCCTCCGAGTCACACAGCAAAATGTCCACAGCAGTGCATTTGTGACCAGATCCAGCTCAGAGTGGCCTGTGTGAACAAAAACCTGACCCAAGTTCCTCCCACTGTTGATGAG ATAACCGTGAAGCTGGATCTCCAAGGCAATGACATCCAAGAACTTCCCTCGGGAGCTTTTAAACACACTCCCTATCTGACTCACCTTTCACTGCCGAGGTGTAACATCCGCAGAGTTAAGGAGGGGGCTTTCCGTGGCCTTGGCCGCCTGGTCTTCCTTAACCTGGCCAACAACAACATAGACATCCTCTACCAG GAGTCTTTTGATGGCCTTTCCTCGCTGAAGCAGCTGTTCATTGACCATAACCGTGTGGAAGAGATCCAGCCTGGAGCGTTCTCTCAGCTGGGCTTCCTCAACCTTCTCTCTATCACCCACAACCAGCTGGTCTACATGCCCAACCTGGCCTTCCAG GGCTTGCAGAACATCAAGTGGCTTCGTCTCAGTCACAATTCTCTGAATTACCTGGACACTGAGGCGTTTGCTGGCTTGTTCACGCTCAACCGACTCAGCCTAGACCACAACGAGCTGCGGTTTTTTCCAACTGAAACCATGACAAG GCTGTCAGAGGTGACTCGTCTGGACCTGAGCTATAACCCCATGACGTATCTGGGAGAGAACGCAGTGTCCATGGCAAAGCTGACACACCTCTTCCTGGACCACATGTCCCTGCAGGACCTGGTCAACACCGCTGTATCAAAATCTCCCAACCTTGTACACCTGGACATCAGCCATAACCAGCTGCGTGTCCTTCAGCCCTTTTCTGAAGGCTCACCCAAGCTGGCACGTCTCAGTCTGGCTGGGAACCCCATCAACTGCAATTGCTACTTGCTTCCACTCAG AGAGTGGGCAATCTATCGCAAAGTGAAGCTGTTGGGGACATGCAGAGGACCAGCCCATCTTTCAGGGGAGAGCCTGGAGGCTGTCTACCCTAAAGAGCTGCGTTGCCAGAGCCAGGAAGTCatgctgaaggcagagtttgAGGAAGCAACCAGGATAACTCCACCATCCACCCAAGAGCCAGAAAACAAGATCAAATGTCCTGCCAACTGTGTCTGTGAG GCAGAGACACACCACTCTTCCTGTGAGAACCGCGGCCACACCAAAGTGCCTCAAGGTTTCTCTCCCGAGACACATCTTCTTGACATGCGAGGCAATAACTTCCACTACATTCCCAGCAACAGTTTCCCCGGTGTGGCCCAGGTGGTATCACTGCACTTGCAGCGCTGCAAGATTGTGGATGTGGAGGACGGGGCTTTCAGCGGTATGAAGGGACTGACATACCTCTACCTATCCGAAAACGACCTCACGTCCCTCAGTCCTGAAGCCTTTAAAG GTCTACCACAGCTGACTTACCTCCACCTGGAGAAGAACCGCTTTGCTGTCTTCCCCAAAGGAGCCTTTAAATTGGTGCCTAGTCTGCTAGCACTTCACTTGGAGAACAATGCTATCACCAAGTTGGAGGCTGGTATTCTGACTGGAGCTGTGGGTCTCAGAGCTCTTTACCTCACTGGAAACAACATCGGGAACATTTCACCCAGGGCTTTGGATCAGGCCAGTGGTCTAGAAAAGCTCCACCTGGGGGGAAACAAGCTGAAGGAGGTGCCCACTGAGGCACTGAGCAAGACAAGGAACATCAAGGACCTCAGGTTATCCGGTAATTTGATCCGTTGGGTGGGCCCAAACGCTTTTAAACCGCTGGAGGGATCTCTGAAAGAATTGTATCTGGATAAGATGGGGCTGGAGAAG ATGTCTGAGAACTCCCTAGTTGGTGTGGGTCCAGGGTTAAGGAGTCTGTTTCTGGAAGGTAATAAGTTGGAAGACGTGCCCGACTTCCACCAACTTGCGTCCCTGGAAGTCATCAACCTGGCCGACAACCCTCTGATGTGCGACTGCCCTCTACTGCCACTACGCCT GTGGATTGAGAAGGTTAATCTCAAGGTGAGAGCCACTTGCGCTAATCCCCCTGAGGTGAAGGGTCGAAAGGTGAAAGATGTCTACGTGTTCAAGGCATGTCTTCCACACAACGCCACTGGCACGAAAAATAGGCCATGCAGGTTCCCTGTCAGTGTTCTTTGCCGCCAGGATAATGGACAAAAGTCCAGGGCAAGTGCAAACCAAAAGGTGGGCTAG
- the rangap1b gene encoding ran GTPase-activating protein 1b, producing MASDDIAQLADALSKTHVGDGELSLKGLGLKLDDSESVAELLGKIEQYPVLRALRLEGNTVGVEAAKAIAKALESKDQLQRCYWSDMFTGRLRSEIPTALMCLSGALMSAGAQLTELDLSDNAFGPDGVKGIEQLLKSPSCHTLRELRLNNCGMGIGGGKILAEALIECHKKSTAVGSALRLKVFVAGRNRLENDGASALAKAFQLMGSLEEIHMPQNGINYGGVMALASAIRHNPELRVLNFNDNTFTKRGTLAMAQALRHLRNIQVINFGDCLVRSEGAIALAAVLTEGLPVLKELNLSFGEITAGAALVVAQAVMDKPHMEKVNLNGNCLGEDGCDVLREVLDNVDKGDLLASLSEDEGEPDDEEDEDSDTSDSDGSDECYEEIVKENGMNGGESPEKPQSQAEILSFLSNPSAENLSHMKMNLQQGVNVSEPNKAAELFLKIGSLHSQDAEANAAVFEVIDGVLKKVLSASALQSHCFLTTLLVLMGVLKGEGKMKKVPLVPGQLLCLEHAVQQEYFTQHHASVFHTLLSRNVDALKSCSSARDRLSSALEKKSHKYH from the exons ATGGCCTCAGATGACATCGCTCAGCTGGCGGATGCTCTCTCAAAAACTCACGTTGGTGATGGAGAGTTGAGCCTTAAAGGTCTGGGACTGAAGCTCGACGACTCGGAGTCAG tgGCAGAGCTGCTCGGTAAGATAGAGCAGTACCCGGTTCTGAGAGCCCTGCGCCTGGAGGGCAACACTGTGGGAGTGGAAGCTGCCAAAGCCATTGCTAAAGCTCTTGAAAGCAAAGACCAGCTTCAG AGATGCTACTGGAGTGACATGTTCACAGGAAGGCTCCGCTCTGAAATCCCCACTGCTCTG ATGTGTTTGAGCGGTGCACTGATGAGCGCTGGTGCCCAGCTGACTGAGTTGGACCTGAGCGATAACGCCTTTGGGCCTGACGGCGTCAAAGGCATCGAGCAGCTGCTGAAGAGTCCGTCCTGCCACACGCTGAGGGAACTGAGACTCAACAACTGTGGCATGGGAATAGGAGGGGGGAAG ATCCTGGCTGAAGCTCTTATTGAGTGCCACAAGAAGTCAACAGCCGTTGGATCCGCTCTGAGGCTGAAAGTGTTCGTTGCAGGGAGAAACCGTCTGGAGAACGATGGGGCGAGTGCCCTGGCCAAGGCCTTCCAG CTGATGGGCAGCCTAGAGGAGATCCACATGCCTCAGAATGGAATAAACTACGGCGGTGTGATGGCGCTGGCTTCAGCCATCCGTCACAACCCCGAGCTCCGAGTCCTCAACTTCAATGACAACACCTTCACCAAGAGAGGAACGCTGGCCATGGCCCAG GCTCTGAGGCACCTCAGGAACATCCAGGTGATCAACTTCGGCGACTGTCTGGTCCGGTCCGAAGGAGCCATCGCTCTCGCTGCAGTTTTGACAGAAGGACTGCCGGTCCTGAAG GAACTCAACTTGTCATTCGGCGAGATCACAGCGGGGGCGGCTCTTGTGGTCGCTCAGGCTGTCATGGACAAACCTCATATGGAGAAAGTCAATCTGAACG GTAACTGTCTGGGTGAGGACGGCTGTGATGTCCTGAGGGAAGTTCTGGACAATGTGGACAAAGGAGACCTGCTGGCCTCACTCAG TGAGGATGAGGGTGAGCCagatgatgaggaagatgaagacaGCGATACCAGCGACAGCGATGGCAGTGATGAATGTTATGAGGAAATTGTGAAAGAAAACGGAATGAACGGAGGAGAAAGCCCAGAAAAACCTCAGAGCCAA GCAGAAATCCTGTCATTCCTCAGTAACCCCTCAGCAGAAAATTTGTCCCATATGAAGATGAATCTTCAGCAAGGG GTTAATGTGTCTGAACCAAACAAAGCTGCAGAGCTCTTTCTGAAGATTGGCTCCCTGCACAGCCAGGACGCTGAGGCTAACGCAGCTGTTTTTGAAGTCATTG atggTGTTTTGAAGAAGGTTCTCTCTGCTTCGGCCCTCCAGTCTCACTGCTTCCTCACCACCCTGCTGGTCCTGATGGGAGTCCTGAAG ggagAGGGCAAAATGAAGAAGGTACCACTGGTCCCAGGtcagctgctgtgtttggaACATGCTGTCCAGCAGGAGTATTTCACTCAGCACCACGCCTCTGTTTTCCACACTCTGCTGTCCAG AAACGTCGACGCTCTGAAGTCCTGCAGCAGCGCCAGAGACAGGCTGAGCTCTGCTCTGGAGAAGAAAAGCCACAAGTACCACTGA